In Ruminococcaceae bacterium BL-6, a genomic segment contains:
- a CDS encoding Chemotaxis protein, with the protein MKKLKQPKKQKKQMQLRGKLVLSFLLLIAVMMLVQTSLSYVSLSKAYDEAVSVARHGFDSVIQSQVENMVSTLNDNYKQYQEKKITEQEAKDRAVRLIRNTRYSGETGYFEADLEDGTCAAHMNQKFEGLKRLDYKDPVGNYYIKNIIAAGNRKGGGFSEYYFEKPGKSGLVYKRAFTQKFEPYGWYVTSGVYEDDVDAKIQAYAAEKQKALLLLILCSAAVAVLAILAVVLLANSISSRLRRVTQRIQLLAQGDLHTPVPDIRTGDETGALAKAAGQTIASLHDIIGDITENLTKMADGDLSSRTVRQYSGDLAPIQESLRRILDAMNRIFLEFRQSAEQVSTGADQVAGAAEALSQGATGQASSVEELSATITEISDRVSGNAKKAADARELAVQAGEEVENGSRQMKRMVEAVGHINRSTEEISKIIKVIDDIASQTNILALNAAVEAARAGSAGKGFSVVAEEVRSLAVKSAQAAKSTTTLIATSAQKVAEGNKIMDSTDQSLRKIISSVTDISKLIHEIDEASEQQAHSLEQVTTGVDQISSVVQTNSATAEESAALSEELSSQARLLQQEIKKLKLSEGQKETPGSSPADSPVL; encoded by the coding sequence ATGAAGAAATTGAAACAGCCGAAAAAACAGAAAAAGCAGATGCAGCTGAGAGGAAAGCTGGTGTTGAGCTTCCTTCTGCTGATCGCGGTCATGATGCTCGTGCAGACGAGCCTGTCTTACGTCAGCCTTTCGAAAGCATACGACGAAGCGGTTTCCGTCGCGCGGCACGGATTCGATTCCGTGATTCAGTCGCAGGTGGAAAACATGGTCAGCACGCTCAACGACAACTACAAGCAGTATCAGGAAAAAAAGATCACGGAGCAGGAGGCGAAGGACCGCGCCGTCAGGCTGATCCGCAACACCCGCTACAGCGGGGAGACCGGCTACTTCGAGGCGGACCTGGAGGACGGCACCTGCGCCGCCCATATGAACCAGAAGTTCGAGGGGCTGAAGCGGCTGGATTACAAAGACCCGGTCGGGAATTACTACATCAAGAACATCATCGCCGCCGGGAACCGGAAGGGCGGCGGCTTCTCCGAATATTATTTTGAAAAGCCCGGAAAAAGCGGGCTGGTGTACAAAAGGGCCTTCACCCAGAAATTCGAGCCGTACGGCTGGTATGTCACATCCGGCGTCTATGAGGACGACGTGGATGCGAAAATCCAGGCTTACGCCGCGGAAAAGCAGAAGGCGCTTCTCCTGCTGATCCTCTGCAGCGCGGCGGTCGCCGTTCTGGCGATTCTGGCCGTGGTCCTGCTCGCAAATTCCATTTCCAGCCGGCTGCGCAGGGTCACGCAGCGGATTCAGCTGCTCGCGCAGGGCGACCTTCACACGCCGGTCCCGGATATCCGCACGGGGGATGAGACCGGAGCCCTCGCAAAGGCGGCGGGCCAGACCATCGCCAGCCTGCATGACATCATCGGCGACATCACCGAGAACCTGACCAAAATGGCGGACGGCGACCTGTCCAGCCGGACGGTGCGGCAGTATTCCGGCGACCTTGCCCCGATCCAGGAGTCCCTCCGCCGCATCCTCGACGCCATGAACCGGATCTTCCTGGAGTTCCGCCAGTCGGCCGAGCAGGTGTCGACCGGTGCGGATCAGGTCGCGGGCGCCGCCGAGGCCCTGTCGCAGGGTGCCACGGGGCAGGCCAGCTCGGTGGAAGAGCTGTCCGCCACGATTACGGAAATCTCCGACCGGGTCAGCGGCAACGCCAAAAAGGCCGCCGACGCAAGGGAGCTGGCCGTACAGGCGGGCGAAGAGGTGGAAAACGGCAGCCGTCAGATGAAGCGGATGGTCGAGGCGGTCGGCCACATCAACCGCTCGACCGAAGAAATCTCGAAAATCATCAAGGTGATCGACGACATCGCCTCCCAGACCAACATCCTCGCGCTGAACGCGGCCGTGGAGGCCGCACGGGCCGGTTCCGCCGGAAAAGGATTTTCCGTGGTGGCGGAAGAGGTGCGCAGCCTTGCAGTAAAGAGCGCGCAGGCGGCGAAAAGCACCACCACTCTGATCGCAACCTCTGCCCAAAAGGTCGCGGAAGGAAACAAGATCATGGATTCCACGGATCAGTCCCTTCGGAAGATTATTTCCAGCGTAACCGATATTTCGAAGCTGATCCATGAAATCGACGAGGCTTCCGAACAGCAGGCCCATTCCCTGGAGCAGGTGACGACCGGCGTGGACCAGATTTCCTCTGTCGTCCAGACCAACTCGGCCACGGCCGAGGAAAGCGCCGCGCTGAGCGAAGAGCTGTCCTCGCAGGCCAGACTGCTCCAGCAGGAAATCAAAAAGCTGAAGCTCTCCGAAGGCCAAAAGGAGACCCCGGGCAGCTCCCCGGCTGACAGTCCAGTGTTGTAA
- a CDS encoding Diguanylate cyclase, translating to MENELKEQLSKIIDGKYIRTVFQPVVSLRDGSVLGYEALSRMTCETAIQNPEQLFQLASESDRLWDLELLCRTTALQAAFQKDSVGTGIKLFLNVNPNIMHDEKFQRGFTREYLQRYGALPENVIFEITERNAVENMAEFCGTVEHYKNQNYHIAIDDVGSGFSGLNMISDLHPHFIKLDMNLIRNIDKDAMRIALVKSLADFSKTTNVALIAEGVETREELMTLIEIGVQYAQGYFLRRPNPEFSDIDERTRGLIVELNRRRNQVYGNQVDNIYIANICTSTETLPPDMKVVKAFEKLKQNPDSFGFCVVKDGAVLGIITKANLVLQLSGQYGFSLNQKKPVSVLMDPNFMSVDYQTPISAVSNLAMQRQMDKLYDFIVVTKHDKYFGTVTIKDLLQRTTEIEVMNAKFQNPLTGLPGNVVIEQKISHCIASMQPYSVLYFDMDNFKAYNDAYGFEKGDCIIKLLASCMTSHLPKGQFVGHVGGDDFVAVLTNGEEEKYCDEVISEFACGAVQYYKEEDVQRGYIVSKNRHGDVERFPMVSLSVAGICDRDHRFSCLDKLMEELAEVKTQSKMQKGNSCCLRR from the coding sequence ATGGAAAATGAACTGAAGGAACAGCTCAGCAAGATTATCGACGGGAAATATATCCGCACGGTCTTTCAGCCGGTCGTTTCCCTTCGTGACGGGTCGGTGCTCGGTTATGAGGCGCTCAGCCGGATGACCTGTGAGACGGCCATTCAGAACCCGGAACAGCTGTTCCAGCTGGCAAGCGAGAGCGACCGCCTGTGGGATCTGGAGCTGCTCTGCCGCACGACGGCGCTGCAGGCGGCCTTTCAGAAAGACAGCGTGGGTACCGGGATCAAGCTTTTTCTGAACGTGAATCCCAATATCATGCACGACGAAAAGTTCCAGAGAGGCTTTACCAGGGAGTATCTTCAGCGGTACGGGGCTTTGCCGGAGAATGTCATTTTTGAGATTACGGAGCGGAACGCCGTAGAGAATATGGCGGAGTTCTGCGGAACGGTGGAGCATTACAAGAACCAGAATTACCATATCGCGATCGACGACGTGGGGTCGGGCTTTTCCGGCCTGAACATGATCAGCGACCTTCATCCCCACTTCATCAAGCTCGACATGAATCTGATCCGGAATATCGACAAGGACGCCATGAGGATCGCCCTGGTCAAGAGCCTTGCCGATTTTTCGAAAACCACAAACGTCGCTTTGATCGCCGAGGGCGTGGAAACGCGGGAAGAGCTGATGACGCTGATCGAGATCGGCGTGCAGTATGCGCAGGGCTATTTCCTGCGCAGGCCCAACCCGGAATTTTCCGATATCGACGAGAGGACGAGGGGCCTGATCGTGGAGCTGAACCGCAGAAGAAATCAGGTTTACGGAAATCAGGTCGACAATATTTACATCGCGAACATCTGCACCTCCACAGAGACGCTTCCGCCGGATATGAAAGTGGTGAAAGCGTTCGAGAAGCTGAAACAGAACCCGGATTCTTTCGGCTTCTGCGTCGTAAAGGATGGCGCCGTTCTGGGAATCATCACGAAAGCGAACCTGGTCCTTCAGCTCAGCGGCCAGTACGGGTTCAGCCTGAATCAGAAAAAGCCGGTTTCGGTTCTGATGGACCCGAATTTTATGTCGGTCGATTATCAGACGCCGATCAGCGCCGTTTCCAATCTTGCGATGCAGAGGCAGATGGACAAGCTTTATGATTTCATCGTGGTCACAAAACACGACAAATATTTTGGGACCGTCACCATCAAGGACCTGCTGCAGAGAACGACGGAAATCGAAGTGATGAACGCGAAGTTCCAGAACCCGCTGACCGGCCTTCCGGGCAATGTGGTGATCGAGCAGAAAATCAGCCACTGCATCGCTTCCATGCAGCCGTACAGCGTCCTGTATTTCGATATGGATAATTTCAAAGCCTATAACGACGCCTACGGGTTTGAAAAGGGCGACTGCATCATCAAGCTGCTCGCGAGCTGCATGACTTCCCACCTGCCGAAGGGCCAGTTCGTCGGGCATGTCGGCGGCGACGACTTTGTCGCGGTATTGACGAATGGGGAAGAAGAGAAATACTGCGACGAGGTGATCTCCGAATTCGCGTGCGGCGCGGTGCAGTATTACAAGGAAGAGGACGTTCAGAGGGGCTATATCGTTTCGAAGAACCGGCATGGGGATGTGGAGCGGTTCCCCATGGTTTCCCTTTCCGTCGCGGGGATCTGCGACCGGGACCATCGGTTTTCCTGCCTTGACAAGCTGATGGAAGAGCTCGCCGAAGTAAAAACGCAGAGCAAGATGCAGAAGGGAAACAGCTGCTGCCTGCGGCGCTGA
- the srtB gene encoding Sortase, SrtB family translates to MMTRLFGDKKANRRRAVIALLAAGFFVFLYFINQVQKPELVTSVGRTFERARVVEVVKDNIQEDGRRYGEQQVRLLMLTGPKKGQTVDATSAAGYLFGAGCKPGMKVIAIQSVSGDISVTSVYNADREGVIYAFVFLFFLVLCLIAGKQGLKSSVSLIFTLACIFWLYLPLVLRGFSPFWAAVLVAAVTTLVTMYLIGGPSKKTACSIIGTVAAVVIAGAAATGFGYFSGISGYNVSDIENLLFLAESSKIQVGGLLFSGLLIASLGAAMDVAMSVASTINEIHEKNPSLSRRELFASGINVGRDMMGTMSTTLILAFAGGSITMLVSNYVYDLSYIQIINSYGIGIEIMQAFSGSLGVILSVPIVAAVSAFSMAPARPAFARGTEAEAAAETSGPALPPGAQQDGAGPGAIPLSPLAPAEGGRPLGAAIPFYAAKFLPAVRRLGRMLRRRWKLVTAAVCLIVLTVCCVRFYSAYARYQSAGREYQKAAQTVASDPVKDMAQKSASAAEKPFSFDYQKLAAQNGDAVGWVRLPDTQLSYPVVQGKDNAYYLDHTFYKSKNIVGAIFMDSRIREGFSARHSILYGHNMNDGSMFAALCKFRSKEYYEAHPVLELYGKNGKAAGEIFSVHEAAPDSDAYTRSFANQNAFSAYLKKMTKLSLYDTGVKAGPADRVVTLSTCVSDNRDMRFVIHAKLDGKI, encoded by the coding sequence ATGATGACGAGACTGTTCGGAGATAAAAAGGCAAACCGGCGAAGGGCGGTCATCGCCCTTCTGGCGGCGGGATTTTTCGTTTTCCTGTATTTTATCAACCAGGTGCAGAAGCCCGAGCTGGTCACCTCCGTGGGGCGCACGTTCGAGCGCGCCAGGGTGGTGGAGGTCGTGAAGGACAACATTCAGGAGGACGGCCGCCGCTACGGCGAGCAGCAGGTGCGCCTGCTCATGCTCACCGGCCCCAAAAAGGGACAGACGGTCGACGCCACCAGCGCGGCCGGATATCTGTTCGGCGCGGGCTGCAAGCCCGGCATGAAGGTGATCGCGATCCAGAGCGTTTCCGGGGATATTTCGGTCACCTCGGTCTACAACGCCGACCGGGAAGGCGTCATCTATGCTTTCGTGTTCCTGTTCTTCCTGGTCCTCTGCCTGATTGCCGGGAAGCAGGGCCTGAAATCCTCCGTCAGCCTGATTTTCACCCTGGCGTGTATCTTTTGGCTTTATCTGCCCCTGGTGCTCCGGGGATTCTCCCCGTTCTGGGCGGCCGTGCTCGTGGCGGCCGTCACGACGCTGGTGACGATGTACCTGATCGGCGGCCCGTCGAAAAAGACGGCCTGCTCGATCATCGGCACGGTTGCGGCCGTCGTCATCGCGGGCGCGGCGGCGACCGGCTTCGGGTACTTTTCCGGAATTTCCGGATACAACGTGTCCGACATCGAAAACCTGCTGTTTCTGGCGGAGAGCAGCAAAATACAGGTGGGGGGCCTGCTCTTTTCCGGGCTGCTGATCGCCTCCCTCGGCGCCGCGATGGATGTGGCGATGTCCGTCGCCTCCACGATCAACGAGATCCACGAGAAGAATCCTTCCCTGAGCAGGCGGGAGCTGTTCGCGTCGGGCATCAACGTCGGGCGCGACATGATGGGCACCATGTCCACCACGCTGATTCTGGCTTTTGCGGGCGGCTCCATCACCATGCTGGTGTCGAATTACGTCTATGACCTGTCCTATATCCAGATCATCAATTCCTACGGGATCGGGATCGAAATCATGCAGGCGTTTTCCGGCAGCCTCGGCGTCATCCTGTCCGTCCCAATCGTCGCGGCGGTCTCCGCCTTCTCCATGGCGCCGGCCCGGCCCGCTTTTGCGCGGGGAACGGAAGCCGAAGCCGCGGCTGAAACCAGCGGCCCGGCCCTGCCGCCCGGGGCGCAACAGGACGGAGCGGGCCCCGGGGCCATTCCGCTTTCCCCGCTTGCGCCGGCGGAAGGCGGCAGACCGCTTGGGGCCGCGATACCCTTCTATGCCGCAAAATTTCTGCCCGCCGTCAGAAGGCTGGGGCGGATGCTCCGCCGGCGCTGGAAGCTGGTGACGGCGGCCGTCTGCCTGATCGTGCTCACCGTCTGCTGCGTGAGGTTTTATTCGGCATACGCCCGTTATCAAAGCGCCGGCAGGGAATATCAGAAGGCCGCCCAAACGGTGGCTTCCGACCCCGTGAAGGATATGGCGCAGAAGAGCGCAAGCGCTGCGGAAAAGCCGTTTTCCTTCGATTATCAGAAGCTGGCCGCCCAGAACGGCGACGCGGTCGGCTGGGTGCGCCTGCCGGATACCCAATTGAGCTACCCCGTCGTGCAGGGAAAAGACAACGCCTATTATCTGGACCATACTTTTTATAAAAGCAAGAACATCGTCGGCGCGATTTTCATGGATTCCCGGATCCGGGAGGGCTTTTCCGCCAGACACTCCATCCTTTACGGCCACAATATGAACGACGGCTCCATGTTCGCCGCCCTCTGCAAATTCCGGTCGAAAGAGTATTACGAGGCGCATCCGGTTCTGGAGCTGTACGGCAAAAACGGAAAAGCCGCCGGCGAAATTTTTTCCGTCCATGAAGCCGCGCCGGACAGCGACGCATATACCCGTTCCTTCGCCAATCAAAACGCCTTTTCCGCCTACCTGAAAAAAATGACGAAGCTTTCTCTGTACGATACCGGGGTGAAAGCCGGCCCGGCGGACCGGGTCGTGACCCTTTCCACGTGTGTCAGCGACAACCGCGACATGCGTTTTGTCATACATGCCAAACTGGATGGGAAAATCTGA
- a CDS encoding Ser/Thr phosphatase family protein translates to MKRNCRGRKSECKIQLKLDLRFCEFLAIDSCLFYTETVRKTKKRKDLKEDNMKKRTRMVLCGVLAAGLAASSATGAFAATEHFSDATKDSAWSSWTQQWATSVSADYEQVSLTPGRNASELNFGWYSKAGATATPVVRLATKADMSDAKTFNGSASPAISGYYSNKATATGLKENTTYYYTYRVNGADSQPAKYTTKSFSSFKMLYFGDPQIGASKGQKVSTGDTLENKTALNTAARNDAFNWNTTLNIALKNHPEVSFALSAGDQINKNVDGLDAGNEMEYAGYLYPSALKSLPVATTIGNHDATNKSYSFHFNNPNPFTEETSPSPAGNGYYYTYGNALFVVLNTNNYNCADHEALLKKAVAANPNTRWRIVMFHQDIYGSGADHSESDGMVLRTQLTPILDKYDVDVVLQGHDHSYSRSYLLQGDGKTHPAYDAHKLADGTFDWDNVVDKSTGKVSPYYPKEGDAAAVAANKEFLKGNEAYAITGNKSAKVVNPQGTLYMTANSASGSKFYELIPQQQDFIAYRNQNWHPSYSVISVDNQNFSISTYSIVDGKTSQIDTTFTIEKTVDRTPKVANTAAKNTQNGAGNDGAPQTGDNTDLTATGILAAISALGLAAVGLAALKEKRSRASK, encoded by the coding sequence TTGAAACGGAATTGCCGCGGGCGGAAAAGCGAATGTAAAATCCAGCTTAAACTTGATTTAAGATTCTGTGAATTCCTTGCAATCGATTCCTGCCTTTTTTATACTGAAACTGTACGAAAGACAAAAAAACGGAAAGATTTGAAGGAGGACAACATGAAAAAAAGAACCAGAATGGTCTTATGCGGCGTTCTGGCAGCCGGCCTGGCAGCGTCGTCCGCGACCGGTGCTTTTGCGGCAACGGAGCACTTTTCCGACGCGACCAAGGATTCGGCGTGGTCCAGCTGGACCCAGCAATGGGCAACGTCCGTCAGTGCCGATTACGAACAGGTTTCGCTGACTCCGGGAAGAAACGCGAGCGAACTGAACTTCGGCTGGTATTCGAAAGCCGGCGCGACGGCCACCCCGGTGGTGCGGCTTGCGACAAAGGCGGACATGAGCGATGCGAAAACCTTTAACGGCTCCGCTTCGCCCGCCATCTCCGGCTATTACTCCAACAAAGCGACCGCCACGGGGCTCAAGGAGAACACGACTTATTATTACACCTACCGGGTCAACGGGGCGGACAGCCAGCCGGCGAAATACACCACGAAAAGCTTTTCCAGCTTTAAGATGCTGTATTTCGGCGACCCGCAGATCGGGGCTTCCAAAGGCCAGAAGGTCTCCACCGGGGACACCCTGGAAAACAAAACGGCCTTGAACACCGCCGCGAGAAACGACGCGTTCAACTGGAACACCACGCTGAACATCGCCCTGAAAAACCATCCGGAAGTCAGCTTCGCGCTTTCCGCGGGCGACCAGATCAACAAAAATGTCGACGGGCTCGACGCCGGGAACGAAATGGAATATGCCGGCTACCTGTATCCGTCGGCCCTCAAGTCCCTGCCGGTCGCGACGACGATCGGCAACCACGACGCCACCAACAAGAGCTATTCGTTCCATTTCAACAACCCCAACCCCTTCACTGAGGAAACCAGCCCCTCGCCTGCGGGGAACGGGTATTACTACACTTACGGGAACGCGCTGTTCGTGGTGCTGAACACCAACAACTACAACTGCGCCGACCATGAGGCCCTTCTGAAAAAAGCGGTCGCAGCGAACCCCAACACCCGCTGGAGGATCGTGATGTTCCACCAGGACATTTACGGCAGCGGCGCGGATCATTCGGAATCGGACGGCATGGTGCTGCGCACGCAGCTGACCCCCATCCTCGACAAGTACGATGTGGATGTGGTGCTTCAGGGCCACGACCACAGCTACTCCCGCAGCTATCTGCTTCAGGGCGACGGCAAGACGCACCCCGCCTATGACGCGCACAAGCTGGCCGACGGCACGTTCGACTGGGACAACGTGGTCGATAAATCCACCGGGAAGGTGTCTCCGTATTATCCCAAAGAGGGTGACGCGGCCGCCGTCGCCGCCAACAAGGAATTTCTGAAGGGGAACGAGGCCTATGCCATCACCGGCAACAAATCGGCGAAGGTCGTGAACCCGCAGGGCACCCTGTACATGACCGCGAACTCCGCCAGCGGCAGCAAGTTCTACGAGCTGATTCCCCAGCAGCAGGACTTCATCGCTTACCGGAACCAGAACTGGCACCCGAGCTACTCGGTGATTTCCGTTGACAATCAGAATTTCAGCATCTCCACCTACAGCATCGTCGACGGGAAAACGAGCCAGATCGACACCACCTTCACCATCGAAAAGACGGTGGACCGCACGCCGAAGGTTGCCAATACGGCGGCGAAAAACACCCAGAACGGTGCGGGAAATGACGGCGCTCCGCAGACCGGGGACAATACCGATCTGACCGCTACCGGAATTCTTGCGGCGATTTCCGCGCTTGGCCTTGCCGCAGTCGGCCTTGCCGCTTTGAAAGAGAAAAGAAGCAGAGCCAGCAAATAA
- a CDS encoding Phosphate starvation-inducible protein PhoH yields MFFGKRDFRAVRVGKIFPAGRDHQKICDFGGCSMQQKTENRKNYVLDTNVLLHDPVCIYSFKGNNVILPMVVLEELDSLKSREGLCGCQARQAVRELSKIVEGKAQQSIQDGIALTKNILLKIELNGYHNMPEFADELDLKKNDNRILLTTLSIRKREPESATILVSKDICMRLKAEALGLQTEDYENDRIVLDDLYRGHAQATLPSKDIDKIYDDGGLPCPKRIKLYPNQFLLIHAKDDPARSSLVRFNGEKLEPLQFENRSAWGLHPLNLEQKMAFELMMDDAVKFVSVTGGAGSGKTILATAVALEKVIEQRAYRKIVFVRPVVPAGDDIGFLPGNEEEKLRPWMGSFYDAFESLMYCGYNRKPRKNCSEDNVSVDSIIENFKSSGVIDMKTFTYMRGRTLSDAIVIVDEAQETTPHIAKLMLTRAGQNSKFIFIGDPTDNQIDNALVDSRSNGLVYLVERLKESPLTGHVTLSQVERSPLARLAEKTL; encoded by the coding sequence TTGTTTTTCGGCAAAAGGGATTTCCGCGCCGTTCGGGTTGGGAAGATTTTTCCCGCCGGGCGGGACCATCAAAAAATTTGTGATTTTGGGGGCTGTTCCATGCAGCAGAAAACAGAAAACAGAAAAAATTATGTGCTGGATACCAACGTATTGCTGCACGACCCGGTGTGCATTTACAGCTTTAAAGGGAACAACGTGATTTTGCCCATGGTTGTTCTGGAAGAGCTCGATTCCCTGAAATCGAGGGAAGGGCTGTGCGGCTGCCAGGCCCGGCAGGCGGTGCGCGAGCTTTCGAAGATCGTAGAGGGGAAAGCGCAGCAGAGCATTCAGGATGGGATCGCGCTCACGAAAAACATCCTTTTGAAGATCGAGCTGAACGGCTATCATAACATGCCGGAATTCGCCGACGAACTGGACCTGAAGAAAAACGACAACCGGATCCTTCTCACCACGCTCAGCATCCGGAAACGGGAGCCGGAAAGCGCGACGATCCTCGTTTCCAAAGATATCTGCATGCGCCTGAAGGCGGAGGCGCTCGGCCTTCAGACGGAGGATTACGAGAACGACCGCATCGTCCTCGACGATCTGTACCGGGGCCATGCGCAGGCCACGCTGCCGTCGAAGGACATCGACAAAATATATGACGACGGCGGGCTGCCCTGCCCGAAAAGGATCAAGCTTTACCCGAACCAGTTCCTGCTGATCCACGCGAAAGACGACCCGGCGCGCTCGTCCCTCGTCCGGTTCAACGGGGAAAAGCTGGAGCCGCTGCAGTTCGAGAACCGGTCCGCGTGGGGCCTGCATCCCCTGAACCTGGAGCAGAAAATGGCGTTCGAGCTCATGATGGACGACGCCGTCAAATTCGTCTCCGTCACGGGCGGCGCGGGCTCGGGCAAAACCATCCTCGCGACCGCCGTCGCGCTGGAAAAGGTGATCGAACAGCGCGCGTACCGCAAAATCGTCTTCGTCCGCCCGGTCGTCCCCGCGGGCGACGACATCGGGTTCCTCCCCGGAAACGAGGAGGAAAAGCTGCGCCCCTGGATGGGCAGCTTCTACGACGCGTTTGAAAGCCTGATGTACTGCGGGTACAACCGGAAGCCGAGAAAGAACTGCTCGGAGGATAACGTTTCGGTCGATTCCATCATCGAAAACTTCAAGAGCAGCGGCGTCATCGACATGAAGACCTTTACCTATATGCGCGGCCGGACGCTTTCCGACGCGATCGTAATCGTGGATGAGGCGCAGGAAACGACGCCGCACATCGCGAAGCTGATGCTGACAAGGGCCGGGCAGAACTCGAAATTCATCTTCATCGGCGACCCCACCGACAACCAGATCGACAACGCGCTGGTCGACTCCCGCTCCAACGGGCTGGTGTATTTGGTGGAGCGGCTGAAGGAATCACCCCTGACCGGGCATGTGACGCTGAGCCAGGTGGAGCGCAGCCCGCTCGCAAGGCTTGCGGAAAAGACGCTCTAA
- a CDS encoding conserved protein of unknown function (Evidence 4 : Unknown function but conserved in other organisms), giving the protein MGYWTAQSERGIIGVDPSRHTMEKTEKLLDEFRRAKDFRLQSGKSGDSPEIVFLEKAIRGLETDLQTLQKSLPMK; this is encoded by the coding sequence ATGGGATATTGGACCGCTCAGTCGGAGAGAGGGATCATCGGTGTGGATCCTTCCCGGCATACCATGGAAAAAACCGAAAAACTGCTGGACGAATTCCGCAGGGCGAAGGATTTCCGGCTGCAGTCCGGAAAAAGCGGGGACAGCCCGGAGATCGTTTTTCTGGAAAAAGCGATCCGGGGCCTGGAAACCGACCTGCAGACCCTGCAAAAGAGCCTTCCCATGAAATGA
- a CDS encoding Flavodoxin — protein sequence MKKTAVVFQSKYGATRKYAGWIAEELSCDLFERKKVNRAELEPYDTILYGGGLYAGGVNGIDFLTKNFDRFHGKNLILFTCGLADPADKDNTDHIGKGLNRVFTGRMRERIKVFHLRGAIDYSRLSPVHRSMMAMLCRMTRRKDPASLRGEDREMLVTYGKAVDFTDKPDFWDWNVPYDISGNAFRILRGNRVRASTKYG from the coding sequence ATGAAAAAAACCGCGGTTGTGTTCCAGTCGAAATACGGCGCGACCAGAAAATATGCCGGGTGGATCGCGGAGGAGCTGTCGTGCGATCTGTTTGAGCGGAAGAAGGTGAACCGGGCCGAACTGGAGCCGTACGACACGATCCTTTACGGCGGCGGGCTTTATGCCGGCGGGGTGAACGGGATCGATTTCCTGACGAAAAATTTCGACCGGTTCCACGGCAAGAACCTGATCCTGTTTACCTGCGGACTGGCCGACCCCGCGGACAAGGACAACACCGACCATATCGGAAAGGGCCTGAATCGCGTTTTTACCGGCCGGATGCGGGAAAGAATCAAAGTATTCCATCTGCGGGGAGCGATCGATTATTCCCGTCTCAGCCCGGTCCACAGATCCATGATGGCGATGCTTTGCCGGATGACAAGGAGAAAAGACCCCGCTTCCCTTCGCGGGGAGGACCGGGAGATGCTCGTCACCTACGGCAAAGCCGTCGACTTCACGGACAAGCCGGATTTTTGGGATTGGAACGTTCCATATGATATATCGGGAAACGCTTTCCGAATCTTGAGGGGAAACAGGGTCCGCGCCAGTACAAAATACGGTTAA
- a CDS encoding protein of unknown function (Evidence 5 : Unknown function), with amino-acid sequence MRERAWGRLTSRESFRQAPEDADFAGIPAFWGIIFKTFSDGGKNGKKRTEIRTGSALSFLIVLWYGKGRREKEGPG; translated from the coding sequence ATGAGAGAAAGAGCGTGGGGAAGGCTGACTTCCCGTGAATCCTTCCGGCAGGCGCCAGAGGATGCGGATTTCGCCGGGATCCCTGCTTTTTGGGGCATAATTTTCAAAACGTTTTCTGATGGCGGGAAAAATGGAAAGAAAAGGACTGAAATCCGTACGGGTTCAGCCCTTTCGTTTTTGATTGTTTTATGGTATGGTAAGGGCAGACGAGAGAAGGAGGGGCCGGGATGA